The Castanea sativa cultivar Marrone di Chiusa Pesio chromosome 11, ASM4071231v1 genome contains a region encoding:
- the LOC142617383 gene encoding disease resistance protein Roq1-like, translated as MESNDVCMVGIYGLGGVGKTTISKAVYNRIKNLFEGSCFLEDVREMSKINSDKILLQKTLLSKILHRIDLNVYNVSEGTNLIMQRLHGKKVLLILDDVGDLKEVENLLGKYNWFAPGSRVIITTRNKQVLTSLGIDHRRIHKVEELRQCEARELFIKHAFQASKYGEDYSELVEHIICYANGLPLALKIIGSDLCGKNIHGWKSTLEKYKNIPHKDIQEILKISYDGLENSEKEIFLDIACFFKGYKKDDVANILDSCELYPDYGIGKLIDKCLITLRYDSGSQYYSLSMHDLVQQMGREIVQQESEELQQRSRIWLYEDAHKLLTGNMGSKKIRSIMLLSPERTEVSLKSNVFKRMKNLKFLVGNVHFGEALDYLPELRFLEWRESPLSFSSKCCLPRQLVALKMSESNIILENVVKQGFQYENLKMISLRSCEFITKLPDLCCPNLEKLDLGDCRKLIEVHESIGFLEKLKVWNLGGCSELQILPSMLKLKSLEYFDLVACSMLEKFPDIHPEMNCLLALDLRWSGIRELPSSLLYLTRLFKLSLNNSKLTNFLVGANKSQMQEEEDIPSAKLRLACNSSNNISGPTGFQNVTFLIISRCPGIKGGLDSWMQPDYFPILTYLCLSYTGIDTIPESISRFTTLQLLDIQGCKKLRHIPRLPQSIRTVDAQNCYQLDTQSRSRLLNQFGEIIGILPNTIAQAATFFVVDGYLILPAIEIPEWLKFNHHQSVGNSVSFLVGPKFSNLVVCIAIPSKYNIGYTCEFDIFINGEKQFKSSTWGAIGNYDHVWLTYGEVYISNPSEENRIELKVTPVYISKKKKTPRFSVNRLRIYVECICCPQKPNASMDQCAFNNGEEDSGRVGIGRRLRRRSHRPTHARRPQKHYLSRFGWLRIRFQLWKRSSKPWRRQITNGFHDQGSSSVPNTFSMMIPRPILLHQLNPTLKRRDAANTWEVDTPVKTPNVLLSSFLAV; from the exons ATGGAGTCAAATGATGTTTGCATGGTAGGAATTTATGGTCTTGGGGGAGTTGGTAAGACTACAATCTCGAAAGCTGTTTATAACAGAATTAAAAACCTTTTTGAAGGAAGTTGTTTTTTAGAGGATGTtagagaaatgtcaaagataaataGTGACAAAATCCTACTACAAAAGACACTTCTTTCTAAGATCTTACATCGTATAGATTTGAACGTGTACAACGTTTCTGAAGGTACCAATTTGATAATGCAAAGACTTCATGGTAAAAAAGTTCTTTTAATTCTTGATGATGTGGGTGACTTAAAAGAGGTGGAAAATTTGCTTGGAAAATATAACTGGTTTGCTCCTGGAAGTAGAGTTATTATAACAACAAGAAACAAACAAGTACTAACCAGTTTGGGAATCGATCATCGTCGAATACACAAGGTTGAAGAATTGAGGCAATGTGAAGCTCGTGAACTTTTCATCAAACATGCCTTCCAAGCAAGTAAATATGGGGAAGATTATTCAGAACTTGTAGAACATATTATATGTTATGCCAATGGCCTACCATTAGCTTTAAAAATAATTGGTTCTGATTTGTGTGGAAAAAATATACATGGATGGAAAAGTACATtagaaaagtataaaaatattcCACATAAAGATATTCAAGAAATACTCAAAATAAGTTATGATGGATTGGAAAATTctgaaaaggaaatttttctcgatattgcatgtttttttaagGGTTACAAAAAGGATGATGTTGCAAATATATTAGATTCTTGCGAGTTATATCCAGACTATGGTATTGGAAAGCTTATTGATAAATGTCTCATAACCTTGAGATACGACTCTGGGTCACAGTATTACTCTTTGTCAATGCATGACTTGGTACAACAAATGGGTAGAGAAATTGTTCAGCAAGAATCAGAAGAGCTTCAACAACGTAGTAGGATATGGCTTTATGAAGATGCTCATAAATTACTAACTGGAAATATG GGATCAAAAAAAATTCGAAGCATAATGTTGCTCTCACCTGAACGAACAGAGGTGTCATTGAAATCTAATGTTTTCAAGAGgatgaaaaatctcaaatttcttgTAGGCAATGTACATTTTGGTGAAGCACTTGATTATCTCCCTGAGTTAAGGTTTCTTGAATGGCGTGAATCTCCTCTATCCTTTTCTTCCAAATGTTGCCTTCCACGACAACTTGTTGCGCTCAAGATGTCCGAGTCTAACATTATATTGGAGAATGTAGTCAAGCAG GGGTTCcaatatgaaaatttgaaaatgatcaGTCTAAGATCTTGTGAATTCATTACAAAATTACCTGACTTGTGCTGCCCAAACTTAGAGAAATTGGATCTTGGCGATTGTAGAAAATTAATTGAGGTTCATGAGTCCATTGGATTTCTTGAGAAGCTTAAAGTATGGAATCTCGGTGGCTGTTCAGAACTTCAAATTCTTCCAAGTATGCTCAAGTTGAAATCTCTTGAATATTTTGATCTAGTTGCATGCTCAATGCTTGAGAAGTTCCCCGATATTCATCCAGAAATGAATTGTCTATTGGCATTGGATTTGAGATGGAGTGGTATTAGAGAATTGCCGTCATCACTGTTGTATCTGACTAGACTTTTCAAGTTATCCCTGAATAACAGTAAGCTTACGAATTTTCTAGTTGGGGCCAATAAATCACAAATGCAGGAGGAAGAAGATATTCCTTCTGCCAAATTGAGACTGGCGTGCAATTCCTCTAATAACATTTCGGGACCTACTGGGTTTCAGAACGTGACATTTTTGATAATTAGCCGGTGTCCTGGAATTAAAGGTGGATTAGATTCTTGGATGCAGCCCGATTACTTCCCAATATTGACATATTTGTGTCTTTCTTATACTGGTATTGATACCATCCCAGAAAGTATTAGTAGATTTACTACATTACAATTACTTGATATTCAAGGTTGCAAAAAGCTTCGGCACATTCCGAGACTTCCACAATCTATAAGAACTGTGGATGCACAGAATTGCTATCAGCTGGATACACAATCAAGAAGCAGATTATTGAATCAg TTTGGAGAAATTATAGGGATTCTACCAAATACAATCGCTCAAGCTGCAACATTCTTTGTAGTTGACGGTTATCTTATACTACCAGCAATTGAGATTCCAGAGTGGTTGAAATTCAACCATCATCAGAGTGTTGGAAATTCTGTATCATTCTTGGTCGGtcccaaattttcaaatttggttGTTTGTATTGCTATTCCATCGAAGTATAATATAGGGTATACTTGCGAATTTGACATTTTTATCAATGGTGAAAAACAATTCAAAAGCTCCACGTGGGGGGCGATTGGTAATTATGACCATGTATGGTTAACTTATGGGGAAGTGTATATATCAAATCCATCTGAAGAGAATCGCATTGAGCTTAAGGTTACTCCAGTatatatctccaaaaaaaaaaaaactccaagaTTTTCTGTAAATAGATTAAGGATATATGTAGAATGCATCTGTTGTCCCCAGAAACCCAATGCATCTATGGATCAATGTGCTTTCAACAATGGGGAGGAAGATTCAGGCCGTGTTGGAATCGGACGCCGACTGCGAAGAAGAAGCCATCGACCAACCCATGCTAGACGTCCCCAAAAACACTACCTGTCCCGCTTTGGATGGCTTCGAATCCGATTCCAACTCTGGAAACGAAGCTCCAAACCCTGGAGACGGCAAATAACCAATGGGTTTCATGATCAGGGTTCATCTTCAGTCCCCAATACCTTCTCAATGATGATACCAAGACCAATCCTTCTCCACCAACTTAATCCAACTTTGAAGAGAAG GGATGCAGCAAACACATGGGAGGTGGACACTCCCGTTAAAACACCTAATGTACTTCTCAGCAGTTTCTTGGCAGTATAG